In a single window of the Campylobacter fetus subsp. testudinum 03-427 genome:
- a CDS encoding DNA-binding ferritin-like protein (Pfam match to PF00210.20 Ferritin), whose amino-acid sequence MTNVVKQLNQIQADAHAFFIAFHDYHWNVKGLQFFSIHEYTEKAYEEMAELFDDVAERAIQIGGKAILKSEELVKLAHAPVMQKDSYTAIEVIEQLRVAYKHLVEEFKKLEAAAEKAGDTTTANIAQDHYGSYEKKIWMLNATLA is encoded by the coding sequence ATGACAAATGTAGTTAAACAACTTAACCAAATTCAAGCAGACGCTCATGCGTTTTTCATTGCGTTTCATGACTATCACTGGAATGTAAAAGGTCTTCAATTTTTCTCAATCCACGAATATACTGAAAAAGCGTACGAAGAGATGGCAGAGCTATTTGATGATGTAGCTGAAAGAGCTATACAAATCGGCGGAAAAGCTATTTTAAAATCTGAAGAGCTAGTAAAACTTGCACATGCTCCTGTAATGCAAAAAGATAGCTACACTGCTATAGAAGTTATAGAACAATTAAGAGTAGCTTATAAACATCTTGTTGAAGAGTTTAAAAAGCTTGAAGCTGCTGCTGAAAAAGCTGGAGATACAACAACTGCAAATATCGCTCAAGACCATTACGGTTCATATGAGAAGAAAATTTGGATGCTTAACGCTACTTTAGCGTAA
- a CDS encoding putative periplasmic protein (YceI-like domain) (Pfam match to PF04264.9 YceI): MTKRLFGSALCAMLLVGFANAANYDIDVTHSSTNFKIKHLSVSNVTGSFDKFSGIVDIENAIPKKIDAVINVDSINTSNTARDNHLKQADFFDIAKFPEMKFVMTEFKKDGDNEGKVIGNLTIKNVTKPVTLNYEFGGQSKNQKGIQIVGFSLEGKIKRSDFNFAPDTSTLTLGDEIKINIEVEAAAK, translated from the coding sequence ATGACAAAGAGACTATTTGGATCTGCGTTGTGTGCAATGCTTTTAGTAGGTTTTGCAAACGCAGCAAACTACGATATAGATGTTACTCATTCAAGTACAAATTTCAAAATCAAACACCTAAGCGTGAGCAACGTAACAGGATCATTTGACAAATTTAGCGGAATTGTTGATATAGAAAACGCGATACCAAAAAAGATAGACGCTGTAATAAATGTTGATTCTATAAATACAAGCAACACCGCAAGAGATAATCATCTAAAACAAGCTGATTTTTTCGATATTGCTAAATTTCCTGAAATGAAATTTGTTATGACCGAATTTAAAAAAGATGGTGATAATGAAGGCAAAGTTATAGGAAATTTAACTATAAAAAATGTAACAAAACCAGTAACTTTAAACTATGAATTTGGCGGACAAAGCAAAAATCAAAAAGGAATTCAAATCGTTGGATTTAGCCTTGAGGGCAAGATAAAAAGAAGCGATTTCAACTTTGCTCCAGATACAAGTACATTAACTTTAGGTGATGAAATCAAGATAAATATCGAAGTAGAAGCTGCAGCAAAATAA
- a CDS encoding HIT family protein, translated as MIYEDEIIYIELEKSEIPWVKVFTKKEFKEISDTDEMTRKWLFEAALITEKTMLDFYCADKINWASFANYVPKVHIHIQARFKDDSFFPESMWGVKQRDGIKRDLHIEKFTNQLTLNLKNHNFIKE; from the coding sequence ATGATATACGAAGATGAAATTATCTACATCGAGCTTGAAAAAAGCGAAATTCCTTGGGTGAAGGTATTTACAAAAAAAGAATTTAAAGAGATTAGCGATACTGATGAAATGACTAGAAAATGGCTATTTGAAGCGGCTTTGATTACTGAAAAAACTATGCTTGATTTCTACTGCGCTGATAAAATAAATTGGGCAAGTTTTGCTAATTACGTTCCAAAAGTTCATATCCATATTCAAGCTAGATTTAAAGATGATAGCTTTTTTCCTGAGTCTATGTGGGGTGTAAAACAAAGAGATGGCATAAAAAGGGATTTGCACATAGAAAAATTTACAAATCAACTTACTTTAAATTTAAAAAACCATAACTTTATCAAAGAATGA
- the bioD gene encoding dethiobiotin synthetase (Pfam match to PF13500.2 AAA_26) produces the protein MRNICISGIHTDAGKSCVSAALCYAFSYEYFKLIQAGSITDESFVKKIVPNLISYAPGIMLQTPASPHIGMMKENIKFDGLKIKIPKPNSILVELAGGLYCPLDDKSYMIDYIKTANLPTFLVSKNYLGSINHTILSIEALKMRNLEILGVIFSGSKDELSENYLKKQFKDLHFFNLENFDETSFEKASLNLKEQIIKARVKL, from the coding sequence ATGAGAAATATCTGCATCAGCGGTATTCATACAGATGCTGGAAAAAGCTGCGTAAGTGCGGCTTTGTGTTATGCGTTTTCGTATGAGTATTTTAAATTGATACAAGCAGGAAGCATAACTGATGAGAGTTTTGTAAAAAAAATCGTACCAAATCTCATATCATACGCTCCTGGCATAATGCTACAAACCCCAGCTAGTCCGCATATAGGAATGATGAAAGAGAATATCAAATTTGACGGACTTAAAATAAAAATTCCAAAACCAAACTCTATTCTAGTCGAGTTAGCAGGAGGACTTTACTGTCCGCTTGATGACAAATCTTACATGATAGACTATATCAAAACAGCAAATCTTCCTACATTTTTAGTTTCTAAAAACTATCTTGGTAGCATAAATCACACGATTTTAAGTATAGAAGCTTTAAAAATGAGAAATTTAGAGATTTTGGGAGTTATTTTTAGCGGTTCTAAAGATGAGTTAAGTGAGAATTACTTAAAAAAACAGTTTAAAGACTTACATTTTTTTAATCTAGAAAACTTTGATGAAACAAGCTTTGAAAAAGCAAGCCTTAACTTAAAAGAACAAATCATAAAAGCGAGAGTAAAACTATGA
- the bioC gene encoding malonyl-[acp] methyltransferase: MKFEKAINYEKFAVAQKFAALNLINLLKNYRKNFKNVYEIGAGSGVLTKLFIQSFNYENLILNDIYKSEFMNDFCTDIGDITTKEMPKNIDIIISSSVFQWIGELEKLCDKIFLSLENNGILAFSIFINGTLNELSSFTKESLNYKNADQIRDIFGTKFDILEHKNGEFTAKFDSLKELLTHLKQTGVNNLNGSFKLTKSNLKSLETHFNDDFRLTYKFTNIICKKR, encoded by the coding sequence TTGAAATTTGAAAAAGCTATCAACTACGAAAAATTTGCAGTTGCTCAGAAATTTGCCGCTCTTAATCTTATAAATTTACTAAAAAACTATAGAAAAAATTTTAAAAACGTTTATGAGATCGGTGCTGGAAGCGGAGTTTTAACAAAGCTTTTTATACAAAGTTTTAATTATGAAAATTTAATTCTTAATGATATTTATAAAAGTGAATTTATGAATGATTTTTGCACAGATATCGGAGATATAACTACCAAAGAAATGCCAAAAAACATTGATATAATCATATCAAGCTCGGTATTTCAATGGATTGGTGAGCTTGAAAAACTATGCGATAAGATATTTTTAAGCCTAGAAAATAACGGAATACTCGCATTTTCTATATTTATAAATGGAACTTTAAATGAACTTTCAAGCTTTACTAAAGAGAGTTTAAACTATAAAAATGCTGATCAAATCAGAGATATTTTTGGAACTAAATTTGATATTTTAGAGCATAAAAATGGAGAATTTACAGCTAAATTTGATAGTTTAAAAGAACTTTTAACTCATCTTAAACAAACAGGAGTAAATAACTTAAACGGAAGTTTCAAGCTAACCAAATCAAATTTAAAAAGCCTTGAAACGCATTTTAATGATGATTTTAGACTAACTTATAAATTTACAAATATAATCTGCAAAAAAAGGTAA
- a CDS encoding putative protein (DUF452 domain) (Pfam match to PF04301.9 DUF452), whose product MKIDLIKKDGEKLILLFLGYSFMADCIKHLEVGDYSLAVIYDYSELSFDDSFLKDKDIYLVSWSMGVWAANLVLKNIPLKKSIAINGTPFGIDDKYGINAGNFYKTITNYNFESFKKLCFLGIPPEKISNFEFNKNAKLELINLYKNAIKPCDNNICWDKAIISKKDLIFPPKASEYFSCQKIYINAPHFAFFNFKSFGDIVEI is encoded by the coding sequence ATGAAAATAGATCTCATTAAAAAAGACGGTGAAAAGCTGATTTTGCTATTTTTAGGCTACTCGTTTATGGCTGATTGCATAAAACATTTAGAAGTAGGAGATTACTCTTTAGCTGTTATTTACGACTATAGCGAGCTTAGTTTTGATGATAGTTTTTTAAAAGATAAAGATATTTATCTAGTGTCTTGGTCGATGGGAGTTTGGGCTGCGAATTTGGTATTAAAAAATATACCTTTAAAAAAATCAATAGCCATAAACGGAACTCCGTTTGGTATAGATGACAAATACGGTATAAACGCTGGTAATTTTTATAAAACAATAACGAATTATAATTTTGAAAGCTTCAAAAAGCTCTGTTTTTTAGGAATTCCGCCAGAAAAAATCTCAAATTTTGAGTTCAATAAAAATGCGAAACTTGAACTAATTAATCTCTATAAAAACGCTATAAAACCGTGTGATAATAACATTTGTTGGGACAAAGCGATCATAAGCAAAAAAGATCTGATCTTTCCACCAAAAGCGTCAGAGTACTTTTCGTGCCAAAAAATATATATAAATGCCCCGCATTTTGCGTTTTTTAACTTCAAAAGCTTTGGAGATATAGTTGAAATTTGA